The Saccharothrix violaceirubra genome segment GGCTCAACGTCTGACTGCGTAGAGGTCAGCCGGTCCGAGGGCCAAGCCGGCATCCGGGACAGCAAGCGCCCCGGACCCGAGTTGGCGTTCACCCCAGGCGGCATGGACGCATTCCTCGCGGCCATTCGTGGGGGGAACTTCGACCGCCGGTGATACAGAAGGCCGCGCCCACCGTTACTGGGCGCGGTCTCCGCGCTAGTGTGGTGCCGGTCACTTCCGCCGCTCAAGCACACCCGACGAGGAAACCAGCCCCGACCCAAGGCAGGTCCACGATGAGCAAGGACGAAGCGCCGGACTGGCGTGTCAGCAGTTGGAGCGCGTCGGAGTCGAACTGCGTCGAGATCCACCGTGACCTTGGCGCGGTGCGCGATTCGAAGAACCGAATGGGCCCGGAGTTGAGGTTCCGCCCCGGCGCCCTGGCGGCGTTCGTGCAGGGGGTCCGGCAGCAGTAGGCCGGACGTGTCAGAAGGCCGCGCCCAGG includes the following:
- a CDS encoding DUF397 domain-containing protein, whose amino-acid sequence is MEAQRRWRKSTRSGSTSDCVEVSRSEGQAGIRDSKRPGPELAFTPGGMDAFLAAIRGGNFDRR
- a CDS encoding DUF397 domain-containing protein translates to MSKDEAPDWRVSSWSASESNCVEIHRDLGAVRDSKNRMGPELRFRPGALAAFVQGVRQQ